In Rosa chinensis cultivar Old Blush chromosome 1, RchiOBHm-V2, whole genome shotgun sequence, a genomic segment contains:
- the LOC112182716 gene encoding probable serine/threonine-protein kinase PBL11, giving the protein MSGGIRTSVKGYLIAKRLAFNGEIDTVHEVNETINSDLTGPQASDDFVDKRPQDHPGTPSASTSYGLSIGDDSILRLPMLSYAAKSMDSNWNRICRAISLPHDAKVSSAAVSSCPRTEGEILLRRFFLNELKMATWNFHPDNMVGEGGFGSVFKGWVDDSSAAANPGKGMLIAVKRINKEGFLGHEQWLAEIYYLGRLRHPNLVKLLGYCFEDGHRLLVFEFMSRGGLDNHIFGRDSCLQPLSWNLRMKISLEAANVLAFLHNGEETVVHRDITSSNILLDSTYNAKLADFGLAKDGPTGDKSHVSTAVMGTHGYAAPEYIATGHLTAKCDVYGFGVVMLEMLSGRRSLDQSLPTVQQNLVDWAKPYLASKRRVLKVFDPCLKGQYSVAGALKAANLAKQCLSEEPEFRPNMTEVVKALEQLQGPEDMKGLKIPQNEPCQSPRANSSNRRRSTSWISFMPSASRSYT; this is encoded by the exons ATGAGTGGTGGGATTCGTACAAGCGTGAAGGGGTACCTTATTGCCAAACGCCTGGCTTTCAATGGGGAAATTGATACAGTGCATGAGGTGAATGAGACCATCAATAGCGATTTGACTGGGCCGCAAGCTTCTGATGATTTCGTAGATAAGAGACCACAAGATCATCCAGGGACGCCCAGTGCTTCAACTTCATATGGGCTCAGTATAGGTGATGATAGCATTCTTCGCTTGCCAATGTTGAGCTATGCAGCAAAG AGCATGGATTCAAATTGGAATAGAATCTGTAGAGCTATTAGTCTGCCCCATGATG CAAAGGTGTCATCTGCAGCAGTGTCTTCTTGTCCTCGGACAGAAGGGGAGATTTTGCTGAGGAGATTCTTCTTGAATGAACTTAAAATGGCGACCTGGAACTTCCATCCTGATAATATGGTGGGCGAAGGTGGTTTTGGTTCTGTTTTCAAGGGGTGGGTTGATGACTCATCAGCAGCTGCCAACCCTGGTAAGGGCATGTTGATTGCTGTGAAGAGGATTAACAAAGAAGGTTTCTTGGGTCACGAGCAATGGTTG GCTGAAATTTACTACCTAGGAAGGCTGCGTCATCCAAATCTTGTGAAATTGTTGGGTTATTGCTTTGAAGATGGTCATCGGCTTCTGGTGTTTGAATTTATGTCTCGTGGCGGCTTGGATAATCATATATTTGGAA GGGATTCTTGTCTTCAACCACTTTCATGGAACCTGCGTATGAAGATTTCCCTTGAGGCTGCTAATGTTCTAGCATTTCTTCACAATGGTGAGGAAACAGTAGTCCATCGGGACATTACAAGTTCTAATATCCTGTTGGATTCA ACTTACAATGCCAAACTCGCTGACTTTGGTTTAGCAAAGGATGGACCCACAGGTGATAAAAGCCATGTTTCAACAGCAGTGATGGGGACACATGGGTATGCTGCTCCTGAGTATATTGCTACAG GTCATTTAACTGCCAAATGTGATGTATATGGGTTTGGAGTTGTGATGCTCGAAATGCTGTCTGGAAGACGTAGTCTGGACCAAAGCCTGCCGACTGTGCAACAGAATTTAGTCGACTGGGCCAAACCTTACCTCGCCAGCAAACGCAGAGTTCTCAAAGTTTTTGATCCTTGTTTAAAAGGCCAGTACTCTGTGGCTGGAGCTCTTAAAGCAGCTAATCTTGCAAAACAATGCTTATCAGAAGAACCTGAGTTTAGGCCAAACATGACTGAGGTAGTAAAAGCATTGGAGCAGCTTCAGGGACCTGAAGACATGAAGGGTTTGAAGATTCCTCAAAATGAGCCTTGCCAGAGTCCTCGTGCCAATTCAAGCAATCGCAGGAGAAGCACAAGTTGGATCAGCTTCATGCCATCTGCTTCCCGCAGCTATACATAA